A region of Pyxidicoccus parkwaysis DNA encodes the following proteins:
- a CDS encoding chaperonin, translating to MAKTTQRGQVIRRKARQVRLTTARAVKGAGRSARQVQVTLGDLIAAAFDTVGGEVKKVAQVVSSKDMTVATGKHIVFVG from the coding sequence ATGGCGAAGACGACTCAGCGTGGGCAGGTCATCCGTCGTAAGGCCCGGCAGGTGCGGTTGACGACGGCTCGGGCGGTGAAGGGCGCGGGGCGCAGCGCCCGGCAGGTTCAGGTGACGCTGGGCGACCTCATCGCGGCCGCGTTCGACACGGTGGGCGGCGAGGTGAAGAAGGTGGCCCAGGTGGTGTCCTCCAAGGACATGACGGTGGCCACCGGCAAGCACATCGTCTTCGTCGGCTGA
- a CDS encoding phospholipase D-like domain-containing protein produces MRRIIIPGRNCWTVEEASDAGVLVDARAYYRELYRAARKARRYIAITGWQFDSDVALLRGDDLGEALGEVRLLPMLDELCRANPELHVYVLAWDFSLLLALEREWMQHLIFNWTTNERVRFRFDASSPLYGAHHQKLVVIDGQVAFTGGMDVCDCRWDDRDHPVGSPLRCDSGRDPHGPYHDVQSVLTGPVVDKLAELFEARWAHSGGGELKLPKVARDDVSFTASLPAPPGPVALSRTFGKTLLPPQEAVQEVRALYLDAIASAERFIYIENQYFSSRAIYQALVKRLREPGRGRLQVMLVLPQQPEALREQLAMGVAQVRLLRSLERVAREHGHDFGVYCSAGRDAVSGADVYTYIHSKVMVVDDRFLTLGSANTTNRSLGLDSELNLSWEAEAPGDAVARAIRRIRVSLMAEHAGLAGVEPVRVLARADGDLVSWLNGLASAGQDRLRRHPMQTVFDQSPLLKSLEPEELIIDPEDSVLDESLFEALHRAEDGLFASGIRLLSRWLVGTGTERPHRAICPTNAEDGRSSG; encoded by the coding sequence GTGAGACGCATCATCATTCCCGGAAGGAATTGCTGGACGGTGGAGGAGGCGAGCGACGCGGGCGTATTGGTGGACGCGCGCGCCTACTACCGGGAGTTGTACCGGGCCGCACGGAAGGCCCGACGCTACATCGCGATTACCGGCTGGCAGTTCGACAGCGACGTGGCGCTGCTGCGAGGTGATGACCTCGGCGAGGCGCTCGGCGAGGTGCGGCTGCTGCCGATGCTGGACGAGCTGTGCCGCGCCAACCCGGAGCTGCACGTGTACGTGCTGGCGTGGGACTTCAGCCTGCTGCTCGCGCTGGAGCGCGAGTGGATGCAGCACCTCATCTTCAACTGGACGACGAACGAGCGCGTGCGCTTCCGCTTCGATGCGTCCAGCCCGCTGTATGGCGCGCATCACCAGAAGCTGGTCGTCATCGACGGGCAGGTGGCCTTCACCGGCGGAATGGATGTCTGTGATTGCCGGTGGGATGACCGGGACCACCCGGTGGGCTCGCCGCTGCGCTGTGACAGCGGGAGGGACCCGCACGGGCCCTACCACGACGTGCAGTCCGTGCTCACGGGTCCGGTGGTGGACAAGCTCGCGGAGCTGTTCGAGGCGCGCTGGGCACACTCGGGTGGCGGTGAGCTGAAGCTGCCGAAGGTTGCTCGCGACGACGTCTCCTTCACCGCGAGCCTGCCGGCGCCGCCGGGGCCCGTGGCCCTGAGCCGCACCTTCGGCAAGACATTGCTGCCGCCTCAAGAGGCCGTGCAGGAGGTGCGCGCGCTGTACCTGGACGCCATCGCCTCCGCCGAGCGCTTCATCTACATCGAGAACCAGTACTTCTCCTCGCGCGCCATCTACCAGGCACTGGTGAAGCGCCTGCGCGAGCCCGGGCGCGGCCGGCTGCAGGTCATGCTGGTGCTGCCGCAGCAGCCGGAGGCACTGCGCGAGCAATTGGCCATGGGCGTGGCCCAGGTACGCCTGCTGCGCTCGCTGGAGCGCGTGGCGCGGGAGCATGGGCATGACTTCGGCGTGTACTGCTCCGCCGGGCGCGACGCGGTGAGCGGCGCGGACGTGTACACGTACATCCACTCGAAGGTGATGGTGGTGGATGACCGGTTCCTCACGCTGGGCTCGGCCAACACCACCAATCGCAGTCTCGGGTTGGACTCGGAGCTGAACCTGAGCTGGGAGGCGGAGGCGCCCGGCGACGCGGTGGCTCGCGCCATCCGCCGCATCCGCGTGTCGTTGATGGCGGAGCACGCGGGCCTTGCCGGCGTGGAGCCCGTGCGCGTGCTGGCGCGCGCCGACGGCGACCTCGTGTCGTGGCTGAATGGGCTCGCGTCCGCGGGCCAGGACCGGCTGCGCCGCCACCCGATGCAGACGGTGTTCGACCAGAGCCCGCTGCTCAAGTCGCTGGAGCCGGAGGAGCTCATCATCGACCCGGAGGACTCCGTGCTGGACGAGTCCCTCTTCGAGGCGCTGCACCGCGCCGAGGACGGCCTCTTCGCCTCCGGCATCCGCCTGCTGTCCCGCTGGCTGGTGGGAACTGGCACCGAGCGCCCGCACCGCGCCATCTGCCCCACCAACGCGGAGGACGGCCGCTCCAGCGGCTGA